From the genome of Populus trichocarpa isolate Nisqually-1 chromosome 15, P.trichocarpa_v4.1, whole genome shotgun sequence, one region includes:
- the LOC7463137 gene encoding F-box/LRR-repeat protein At5g63520 isoform X4, with the protein MGRDAVTDEHREVSTVMLEEYWVDGESNPCNGIILTVGFLPGLKVDAIPLFQPRKGCRATMVDNFVMDIKDYATSISGCASPVGIIMFGDEDADQKPVMEKLDHAMSSDTIIIGDERAQFLYRNGVESRNDYESSEYFSAAVALVFARDRDKPCGTGEIQFHAALSSGVSAVGPRYKAVSVKKIVSGTGHTTWLTARREGEHEIQDGQRILDDINNELVNQVGHPDLYIGVTEQRRCFIGSQKSRVMTFLVFHGVMGGDQEYLFADGVGIRTGDYFQFYHPDPSAALSSCSNVSKNFRNLNLDWSSRNCLHARGVYDNVCNKELVGGFVFSCCGRGESFFERCNVDSSPFLDNFPGFPMAGIFCRGEIGRGFSVFNADEGQEERTSHCCLHVYSAVYLLVSYTPAHP; encoded by the exons ATGGGAAGAGATGCTGTTACTGATGAACATAGAGAGGTCAGCACT GTTATGTTGGAAGAATATTGGGTTGATGGAGAATCAAATCCATGCAATGGTATTATTTTGACTGTGGGGTTTTTACCAGGACTAAAAGTTGATGCCATCCCGCTGTTTCAACCAAGAAAG GGATGTCGAGCGACAATGGTTGATAACTTTGTGATGGATATTAAGGATTATGCAACTTCTATTTCTGGTTGTGCATCACCAGTTGGCATTATAATGTTTGGA GATGAAGATGCTGACCAGAAACCTGTCATGGAAAAGCTGG ATCATGCCATGTCAAGTGACACTATCATTATCGGTGACGAGAGAGCCCAATTCTTGTACAGAAATGGCGTAGAGTCAAGAAATGACTATGAGAGCAGTGAATATTTTTCTGCTGCAGTTGCTCTTGTATTTGCAAGGGATCGAGACAAACCTTGCG GCACAGGGGAAATCCAATTCCATGCTGCATTATCATCTGGTGTTTCTGCAGTAGGTCCAAGGTACAAGGCAGTTTCTGTCAAAAAGATTGTATCTGGGACAGGTCATACTACATGGCTTACTGCCAGAAGAGAAGGGGAACATGAGATTCAAGATGGTCAAAGGATTCTAGATGACATCAACAATGAG TTGGTGAACCAAGTTGGACACCCTGATCTGTACATTGGGGTTACTGAACAAAGACGTTGCTTTATAGGGTCACAGAAGTCAAGAGTGATGACATTCCTGGTTTTCCATGGAGTTATGGG GGGAGATCAAGAGTATCTTTTTGCTGACGGAGTTGGCATCAGAACCGGTGACTATTTCCAATTTTACCATCCAGATCCAAGTGCTGCATTATCTTCATGCAGTAATGTCTCCAAGAATTTCAGAAACCTGAATCTAGACTGGAGTTCTAGAAACTGCCTTCACGCACGGGGTGTTTATGACAATGTTTGTAATAAGGAGCTTGTTGGaggttttgttttctcttgttGTGGCCGTGGTGAATCATTTTTCGAACGCTGCAATGTTGATAGCTCACCATTTTTGGACAATTTTCCCGGGTTCCCAATGGCTGGAATATTTTGTCGAGGGGAGATTGGACGTGGCTTTTCAGTTTTTAATGCGGATGAAGGCCAGGAAGAAAGGACTTCGCATTGCTGCCTACATGTATATAGCGCTGTATATCTGTTGGTGTCTTATACTCCTGCACATCCCTAG
- the LOC7463137 gene encoding F-box/LRR-repeat protein At5g63520 isoform X2, translating to MLTTIEEKPKEPKTPMTSFASINEDLILNILKRLPALSFASAACVSKSWNQICNQILYKPKFASAFSLNPDEKVALEEVVNKVLSEPIRPHFAIANVIGSGVDLSERLNFLATKLGFQTPIIVSCTSGIMGRDAVTDEHREVSTVMLEEYWVDGESNPCNGIILTVGFLPGLKVDAIPLFQPRKGCRATMVDNFVMDIKDYATSISGCASPVGIIMFGDEDADQKPVMEKLDHAMSSDTIIIGDERAQFLYRNGVESRNDYESSEYFSAAVALVFARDRDKPCGEIQFHAALSSGVSAVGPRYKAVSVKKIVSGTGHTTWLTARREGEHEIQDGQRILDDINNELVNQVGHPDLYIGVTEQRRCFIGSQKSRVMTFLVFHGVMGGDQEYLFADGVGIRTGDYFQFYHPDPSAALSSCSNVSKNFRNLNLDWSSRNCLHARGVYDNVCNKELVGGFVFSCCGRGESFFERCNVDSSPFLDNFPGFPMAGIFCRGEIGRGFSVFNADEGQEERTSHCCLHVYSAVYLLVSYTPAHP from the exons ATGCTGACAACAATAGAGGAGAAACCAAAAGAACCCAAAACGCCAATGACAAGCTTTGCATCAATAAACGAAGACCTTATCCTAAACATACTAAAGAGACTACCAGCTTTATCCTTTGCATCAGCAGCTTGTGTTAGTAAATCATGGAACCAAATTTGCAATCAAATCCTCTACAAACCAAAGTTTGCCTCTGCTTTTTCTCTCAATCCAGACGAAAAG GTTGCATTAGAAGAGGTGGTGAATAAGGTTCTCTCAGAGCCAATTAGACCACATTTTGCCATTGCAAATGTTATTGGCAGTGGAGTTGATTTGAGTGAAAGActcaatttt TTAGCAACAAAACTTGGTTTCCAAACTCCAATTATTGTGTCTTGTACAAGTGGAATCATGGGAAGAGATGCTGTTACTGATGAACATAGAGAGGTCAGCACT GTTATGTTGGAAGAATATTGGGTTGATGGAGAATCAAATCCATGCAATGGTATTATTTTGACTGTGGGGTTTTTACCAGGACTAAAAGTTGATGCCATCCCGCTGTTTCAACCAAGAAAG GGATGTCGAGCGACAATGGTTGATAACTTTGTGATGGATATTAAGGATTATGCAACTTCTATTTCTGGTTGTGCATCACCAGTTGGCATTATAATGTTTGGA GATGAAGATGCTGACCAGAAACCTGTCATGGAAAAGCTGG ATCATGCCATGTCAAGTGACACTATCATTATCGGTGACGAGAGAGCCCAATTCTTGTACAGAAATGGCGTAGAGTCAAGAAATGACTATGAGAGCAGTGAATATTTTTCTGCTGCAGTTGCTCTTGTATTTGCAAGGGATCGAGACAAACCTTGCG GGGAAATCCAATTCCATGCTGCATTATCATCTGGTGTTTCTGCAGTAGGTCCAAGGTACAAGGCAGTTTCTGTCAAAAAGATTGTATCTGGGACAGGTCATACTACATGGCTTACTGCCAGAAGAGAAGGGGAACATGAGATTCAAGATGGTCAAAGGATTCTAGATGACATCAACAATGAG TTGGTGAACCAAGTTGGACACCCTGATCTGTACATTGGGGTTACTGAACAAAGACGTTGCTTTATAGGGTCACAGAAGTCAAGAGTGATGACATTCCTGGTTTTCCATGGAGTTATGGG GGGAGATCAAGAGTATCTTTTTGCTGACGGAGTTGGCATCAGAACCGGTGACTATTTCCAATTTTACCATCCAGATCCAAGTGCTGCATTATCTTCATGCAGTAATGTCTCCAAGAATTTCAGAAACCTGAATCTAGACTGGAGTTCTAGAAACTGCCTTCACGCACGGGGTGTTTATGACAATGTTTGTAATAAGGAGCTTGTTGGaggttttgttttctcttgttGTGGCCGTGGTGAATCATTTTTCGAACGCTGCAATGTTGATAGCTCACCATTTTTGGACAATTTTCCCGGGTTCCCAATGGCTGGAATATTTTGTCGAGGGGAGATTGGACGTGGCTTTTCAGTTTTTAATGCGGATGAAGGCCAGGAAGAAAGGACTTCGCATTGCTGCCTACATGTATATAGCGCTGTATATCTGTTGGTGTCTTATACTCCTGCACATCCCTAG
- the LOC7463137 gene encoding F-box/LRR-repeat protein At5g63520 isoform X1, protein MLTTIEEKPKEPKTPMTSFASINEDLILNILKRLPALSFASAACVSKSWNQICNQILYKPKFASAFSLNPDEKVALEEVVNKVLSEPIRPHFAIANVIGSGVDLSERLNFLATKLGFQTPIIVSCTSGIMGRDAVTDEHREVSTVMLEEYWVDGESNPCNGIILTVGFLPGLKVDAIPLFQPRKGCRATMVDNFVMDIKDYATSISGCASPVGIIMFGDEDADQKPVMEKLDHAMSSDTIIIGDERAQFLYRNGVESRNDYESSEYFSAAVALVFARDRDKPCGTGEIQFHAALSSGVSAVGPRYKAVSVKKIVSGTGHTTWLTARREGEHEIQDGQRILDDINNELVNQVGHPDLYIGVTEQRRCFIGSQKSRVMTFLVFHGVMGGDQEYLFADGVGIRTGDYFQFYHPDPSAALSSCSNVSKNFRNLNLDWSSRNCLHARGVYDNVCNKELVGGFVFSCCGRGESFFERCNVDSSPFLDNFPGFPMAGIFCRGEIGRGFSVFNADEGQEERTSHCCLHVYSAVYLLVSYTPAHP, encoded by the exons ATGCTGACAACAATAGAGGAGAAACCAAAAGAACCCAAAACGCCAATGACAAGCTTTGCATCAATAAACGAAGACCTTATCCTAAACATACTAAAGAGACTACCAGCTTTATCCTTTGCATCAGCAGCTTGTGTTAGTAAATCATGGAACCAAATTTGCAATCAAATCCTCTACAAACCAAAGTTTGCCTCTGCTTTTTCTCTCAATCCAGACGAAAAG GTTGCATTAGAAGAGGTGGTGAATAAGGTTCTCTCAGAGCCAATTAGACCACATTTTGCCATTGCAAATGTTATTGGCAGTGGAGTTGATTTGAGTGAAAGActcaatttt TTAGCAACAAAACTTGGTTTCCAAACTCCAATTATTGTGTCTTGTACAAGTGGAATCATGGGAAGAGATGCTGTTACTGATGAACATAGAGAGGTCAGCACT GTTATGTTGGAAGAATATTGGGTTGATGGAGAATCAAATCCATGCAATGGTATTATTTTGACTGTGGGGTTTTTACCAGGACTAAAAGTTGATGCCATCCCGCTGTTTCAACCAAGAAAG GGATGTCGAGCGACAATGGTTGATAACTTTGTGATGGATATTAAGGATTATGCAACTTCTATTTCTGGTTGTGCATCACCAGTTGGCATTATAATGTTTGGA GATGAAGATGCTGACCAGAAACCTGTCATGGAAAAGCTGG ATCATGCCATGTCAAGTGACACTATCATTATCGGTGACGAGAGAGCCCAATTCTTGTACAGAAATGGCGTAGAGTCAAGAAATGACTATGAGAGCAGTGAATATTTTTCTGCTGCAGTTGCTCTTGTATTTGCAAGGGATCGAGACAAACCTTGCG GCACAGGGGAAATCCAATTCCATGCTGCATTATCATCTGGTGTTTCTGCAGTAGGTCCAAGGTACAAGGCAGTTTCTGTCAAAAAGATTGTATCTGGGACAGGTCATACTACATGGCTTACTGCCAGAAGAGAAGGGGAACATGAGATTCAAGATGGTCAAAGGATTCTAGATGACATCAACAATGAG TTGGTGAACCAAGTTGGACACCCTGATCTGTACATTGGGGTTACTGAACAAAGACGTTGCTTTATAGGGTCACAGAAGTCAAGAGTGATGACATTCCTGGTTTTCCATGGAGTTATGGG GGGAGATCAAGAGTATCTTTTTGCTGACGGAGTTGGCATCAGAACCGGTGACTATTTCCAATTTTACCATCCAGATCCAAGTGCTGCATTATCTTCATGCAGTAATGTCTCCAAGAATTTCAGAAACCTGAATCTAGACTGGAGTTCTAGAAACTGCCTTCACGCACGGGGTGTTTATGACAATGTTTGTAATAAGGAGCTTGTTGGaggttttgttttctcttgttGTGGCCGTGGTGAATCATTTTTCGAACGCTGCAATGTTGATAGCTCACCATTTTTGGACAATTTTCCCGGGTTCCCAATGGCTGGAATATTTTGTCGAGGGGAGATTGGACGTGGCTTTTCAGTTTTTAATGCGGATGAAGGCCAGGAAGAAAGGACTTCGCATTGCTGCCTACATGTATATAGCGCTGTATATCTGTTGGTGTCTTATACTCCTGCACATCCCTAG
- the LOC7463137 gene encoding F-box/LRR-repeat protein At5g63520 isoform X3 — MLTTIEEKPKEPKTPMTSFASINEDLILNILKRLPALSFASAACVSKSWNQICNQILYKPKFASAFSLNPDEKVALEEVVNKVLSEPIRPHFAIANVIGSGVDLSERLNFLATKLGFQTPIIVSCTSGIMGRDAVTDEHREVMLEEYWVDGESNPCNGIILTVGFLPGLKVDAIPLFQPRKGCRATMVDNFVMDIKDYATSISGCASPVGIIMFGDEDADQKPVMEKLDHAMSSDTIIIGDERAQFLYRNGVESRNDYESSEYFSAAVALVFARDRDKPCGTGEIQFHAALSSGVSAVGPRYKAVSVKKIVSGTGHTTWLTARREGEHEIQDGQRILDDINNELVNQVGHPDLYIGVTEQRRCFIGSQKSRVMTFLVFHGVMGGDQEYLFADGVGIRTGDYFQFYHPDPSAALSSCSNVSKNFRNLNLDWSSRNCLHARGVYDNVCNKELVGGFVFSCCGRGESFFERCNVDSSPFLDNFPGFPMAGIFCRGEIGRGFSVFNADEGQEERTSHCCLHVYSAVYLLVSYTPAHP; from the exons ATGCTGACAACAATAGAGGAGAAACCAAAAGAACCCAAAACGCCAATGACAAGCTTTGCATCAATAAACGAAGACCTTATCCTAAACATACTAAAGAGACTACCAGCTTTATCCTTTGCATCAGCAGCTTGTGTTAGTAAATCATGGAACCAAATTTGCAATCAAATCCTCTACAAACCAAAGTTTGCCTCTGCTTTTTCTCTCAATCCAGACGAAAAG GTTGCATTAGAAGAGGTGGTGAATAAGGTTCTCTCAGAGCCAATTAGACCACATTTTGCCATTGCAAATGTTATTGGCAGTGGAGTTGATTTGAGTGAAAGActcaatttt TTAGCAACAAAACTTGGTTTCCAAACTCCAATTATTGTGTCTTGTACAAGTGGAATCATGGGAAGAGATGCTGTTACTGATGAACATAGAGAG GTTATGTTGGAAGAATATTGGGTTGATGGAGAATCAAATCCATGCAATGGTATTATTTTGACTGTGGGGTTTTTACCAGGACTAAAAGTTGATGCCATCCCGCTGTTTCAACCAAGAAAG GGATGTCGAGCGACAATGGTTGATAACTTTGTGATGGATATTAAGGATTATGCAACTTCTATTTCTGGTTGTGCATCACCAGTTGGCATTATAATGTTTGGA GATGAAGATGCTGACCAGAAACCTGTCATGGAAAAGCTGG ATCATGCCATGTCAAGTGACACTATCATTATCGGTGACGAGAGAGCCCAATTCTTGTACAGAAATGGCGTAGAGTCAAGAAATGACTATGAGAGCAGTGAATATTTTTCTGCTGCAGTTGCTCTTGTATTTGCAAGGGATCGAGACAAACCTTGCG GCACAGGGGAAATCCAATTCCATGCTGCATTATCATCTGGTGTTTCTGCAGTAGGTCCAAGGTACAAGGCAGTTTCTGTCAAAAAGATTGTATCTGGGACAGGTCATACTACATGGCTTACTGCCAGAAGAGAAGGGGAACATGAGATTCAAGATGGTCAAAGGATTCTAGATGACATCAACAATGAG TTGGTGAACCAAGTTGGACACCCTGATCTGTACATTGGGGTTACTGAACAAAGACGTTGCTTTATAGGGTCACAGAAGTCAAGAGTGATGACATTCCTGGTTTTCCATGGAGTTATGGG GGGAGATCAAGAGTATCTTTTTGCTGACGGAGTTGGCATCAGAACCGGTGACTATTTCCAATTTTACCATCCAGATCCAAGTGCTGCATTATCTTCATGCAGTAATGTCTCCAAGAATTTCAGAAACCTGAATCTAGACTGGAGTTCTAGAAACTGCCTTCACGCACGGGGTGTTTATGACAATGTTTGTAATAAGGAGCTTGTTGGaggttttgttttctcttgttGTGGCCGTGGTGAATCATTTTTCGAACGCTGCAATGTTGATAGCTCACCATTTTTGGACAATTTTCCCGGGTTCCCAATGGCTGGAATATTTTGTCGAGGGGAGATTGGACGTGGCTTTTCAGTTTTTAATGCGGATGAAGGCCAGGAAGAAAGGACTTCGCATTGCTGCCTACATGTATATAGCGCTGTATATCTGTTGGTGTCTTATACTCCTGCACATCCCTAG
- the LOC7454732 gene encoding F-box/LRR-repeat protein At5g63520 yields the protein MRFAYRSTTQMAKQLSGRMRCGFSLVTEEIMQNILSRLPALAFAYAACVNKRWYKICSQILKRPKLASALSLNPSLHDAVEEVIEQVLSEPIRPHFAIACISKEFNLELTHGLIIKKLGSSIPIITNIASGIIGVDGIADELYEEKWETTTAGPNSQDSDRVDRGLVLLVGFLPGLKIGTIPLLRPMQESNTLVDKFVMDILHYTSAVSDCPAPTGIIIFGDKTTDMKPIVSKMDCAMPEETVIVGDASANFIFRNGDNSLNHLAHTCYFQAVALVFARDRYKPEGIGEIQFHVTMSKGVMPFGPTLEAASVLQKDSECSWISAKLKGQNGIVAAGEILNDLKQQFRDANKSADIYIGVTKETISTNDSGIWTPGRCLDFYEVRGGGGRYFNVNGVGIQPGDSFLFYQSDSETASSTCDHAFNKLLALKAELKSKNYLHLSKFADKDDKKEVLGGLIFSCYRRGESFFGDPFVDSYPFCDSFPTAPVAGLFCRGEIGRGPESLMNEEYEDVNSPRCCLHVYSTIYLVMSYLPPSVEN from the exons ATGCGCTTTGCATATAGAAGTACTACTCAAATGGCTAAGCAGCTATCAGGAAGAATGAGGTGTGGGTTCTCCCTTGTGACTGAAGAGATAATGCAAAACATACTCTCAAGGTTACCGGCTTTGGCCTTTGCATATGCTGCCTGTGTTAACAAACGCTGGTACAAAATATGCAGTCAAATACTCAAAAGGCCTAAGCTTGCTTCTGCTCTCTCCCTCAACCCTTCTCTCCAT GATGCTGTGGAAGAGGTTATTGAACAGGTTCTCTCTGAGCCTATTCGTCCACACTTTGCTATTGCTTGCATCAGCAAGGAGTTTAACTTGGAACTGACTCATGGACTG ataattaaaaaactaggtTCAAGCATCCCAATCATTACTAATATTGCCAGTGGAATCATTGGTGTTGATGGCATTGCTGATGAACTGTATGAG GAAAAATGGGAAACAACAACTGCTGGTCCTAATTCGCAAGATTCGGATAGAGTTGACCGAGGATTAGTTTTGCTTGTTGGATTTTTACCTGGGCTCAAAATTGGCACCATTCCACTGTTACGACCGATGCAG GAATCCAATACCTTGGTTGACAAATTTGTGATGGATATTTTACATTACACATCTGCTGTATCAGATTGTCCAGCCCCTACTGGGATCATAATATTTGGA GATAAAACCACTGACATGAAACCTATTGTTTCAAAGATGG ATTGTGCCATGCCAGAAGAAACAGTCATTGTAGGCGATGCAAGTGCCAACTTTATTTTCAGAAATGGGGATAATTCTCTAAACCATCTTGCTCATACTTGCTACTTTCAAGCTGTTGCTCTTGTATTTGCAAGGGACAGATACAAGCCTGAAG GTATAGGAGAAATTCAATTCCACGTGACAATGTCAAAAGGTGTAATGCCATTTGGTCCCACACTAGAGGCAGCTTCTGTTCTACAGAAAGATTCAGAGTGTTCATGGATCAGTGCAAAACTGAAAGGACAGAATGGCATTGTGGCTGCCGGGGAGATTTTAAATGATCTCAAacaacag TTCAGGGACGCAAATAAGTCTGCTGATATCTACATTGGTGTCACAAAAGAAACTATAAGCACCAATGATTCCGGAATTTGGACACCAGGAAGATGTTTGGATTTCTACGAAGTAAGAGG AGGAGGTGGCCGTTACTTTAATGTCAATGGTGTTGGCATCCAGCCTGGTGATTCCTTCCTATTCTACCAGTCAGATTCTGAAACTGCTTCATCAACATGTGATCACGCCTTTAACAAACTTTTAGCCCTGAAGGCAGAACTGAAAAGCAAAAATTATCTTCATTTGAGCAAGTTCGCTGACAAGGATGACAAGAAAGAAGTTCTCGGTGGTCTCATTTTCTCTTGCTATCGTCGTGGCGAGTCATTCTTCGGGGACCCTTTTGTTGATAGCTATCCATTTTGCGACAGCTTTCCTACGGCTCCAGTAGCAGGATTATTCTGCAGAGGAGAAATTGGAAGGGGCCCCGAAAGCTTGATGAATGAAGAATACGAAGATGTAAACTCCCCTAGGTGCTGTCTCCATGTTTACAGCACaatatatttggttatgtcatatcTTCCACCATCCGTAGAGAATTAA
- the LOC7463137 gene encoding F-box/LRR-repeat protein At5g63520 isoform X5 — MGRDAVTDEHREVMLEEYWVDGESNPCNGIILTVGFLPGLKVDAIPLFQPRKGCRATMVDNFVMDIKDYATSISGCASPVGIIMFGDEDADQKPVMEKLDHAMSSDTIIIGDERAQFLYRNGVESRNDYESSEYFSAAVALVFARDRDKPCGTGEIQFHAALSSGVSAVGPRYKAVSVKKIVSGTGHTTWLTARREGEHEIQDGQRILDDINNELVNQVGHPDLYIGVTEQRRCFIGSQKSRVMTFLVFHGVMGGDQEYLFADGVGIRTGDYFQFYHPDPSAALSSCSNVSKNFRNLNLDWSSRNCLHARGVYDNVCNKELVGGFVFSCCGRGESFFERCNVDSSPFLDNFPGFPMAGIFCRGEIGRGFSVFNADEGQEERTSHCCLHVYSAVYLLVSYTPAHP; from the exons ATGGGAAGAGATGCTGTTACTGATGAACATAGAGAG GTTATGTTGGAAGAATATTGGGTTGATGGAGAATCAAATCCATGCAATGGTATTATTTTGACTGTGGGGTTTTTACCAGGACTAAAAGTTGATGCCATCCCGCTGTTTCAACCAAGAAAG GGATGTCGAGCGACAATGGTTGATAACTTTGTGATGGATATTAAGGATTATGCAACTTCTATTTCTGGTTGTGCATCACCAGTTGGCATTATAATGTTTGGA GATGAAGATGCTGACCAGAAACCTGTCATGGAAAAGCTGG ATCATGCCATGTCAAGTGACACTATCATTATCGGTGACGAGAGAGCCCAATTCTTGTACAGAAATGGCGTAGAGTCAAGAAATGACTATGAGAGCAGTGAATATTTTTCTGCTGCAGTTGCTCTTGTATTTGCAAGGGATCGAGACAAACCTTGCG GCACAGGGGAAATCCAATTCCATGCTGCATTATCATCTGGTGTTTCTGCAGTAGGTCCAAGGTACAAGGCAGTTTCTGTCAAAAAGATTGTATCTGGGACAGGTCATACTACATGGCTTACTGCCAGAAGAGAAGGGGAACATGAGATTCAAGATGGTCAAAGGATTCTAGATGACATCAACAATGAG TTGGTGAACCAAGTTGGACACCCTGATCTGTACATTGGGGTTACTGAACAAAGACGTTGCTTTATAGGGTCACAGAAGTCAAGAGTGATGACATTCCTGGTTTTCCATGGAGTTATGGG GGGAGATCAAGAGTATCTTTTTGCTGACGGAGTTGGCATCAGAACCGGTGACTATTTCCAATTTTACCATCCAGATCCAAGTGCTGCATTATCTTCATGCAGTAATGTCTCCAAGAATTTCAGAAACCTGAATCTAGACTGGAGTTCTAGAAACTGCCTTCACGCACGGGGTGTTTATGACAATGTTTGTAATAAGGAGCTTGTTGGaggttttgttttctcttgttGTGGCCGTGGTGAATCATTTTTCGAACGCTGCAATGTTGATAGCTCACCATTTTTGGACAATTTTCCCGGGTTCCCAATGGCTGGAATATTTTGTCGAGGGGAGATTGGACGTGGCTTTTCAGTTTTTAATGCGGATGAAGGCCAGGAAGAAAGGACTTCGCATTGCTGCCTACATGTATATAGCGCTGTATATCTGTTGGTGTCTTATACTCCTGCACATCCCTAG